The following coding sequences lie in one Catharus ustulatus isolate bCatUst1 chromosome 5, bCatUst1.pri.v2, whole genome shotgun sequence genomic window:
- the PCM1 gene encoding pericentriolar material 1 protein isoform X22 has product MATGGGPFEEHMNDQDLPSWSNESLDDRLNNTDWGGQQKKANRSSEKNKKKLSGEGETRLTNDISPESSPGMERRKTRTSHSFPHARYMTQMSVPEQAELERLKQRINFSDLDQRSIGSDSQGRATAANNKRQLNENKKPFNFLSLQINTNKSKDPASGSQKKESGVSAQCKELFGAALSKDFLQNCQVSAQEDATGEQAMDSSQIVSRLVQIRDYIAKASSMRDDLVEKNERSANVERLSHLIDDLKEQEKSYLKFLQKMLARDPQHEAKEELENLKKQHDLLERMLQQQEQLKALQGRQAALLALQHKAEQAIAVLDDSVVTETTGSVSGVSLTSELNEELNDLIQRFHNQLHDSQTQSVPDNRRQAESLSLTREISQSRNSSMSEHQSDEKAQLFNKMRMLQGKKQKMDKLLGELHTLRDQHLNNSSCSPQRSVDQRSTTSAASGPVGIVTVVNGESNSLASAPYPDSLVSQNESEEDENLNPTEKLQKLNEVRKRLNELRELVHYYEQTSDMMTDAVNENTKEEEETEESETDSEHEDPQPATNIRNPQGISGWSEINSNSNVQCGTNNRDGRHLNTDCEINNRSAANIRTLKMSSALDCHNRENDKHFDLPQGEDDEVEEDRVSEDSLSSHRSSLGDVAGDAEFEQKINRLIAAKQKLRQLQNLAAMVQDDDPEPQGTIANASNIGDLLGEMDEAKQQPNNVRASSNKLKKDVRLNEKAREKFYEAKLQQQQRELKQLQEERRKLIEIQEKIQVLQKACPDLQLAADLGNCPANRQTSQVTSTPAMNECNTADKPLFDCGESVPVGNELWSEMRRHEILREELRQRRKQLEALMAEDQRRRELAETISTVAASVKSEGSEAQCTPQQSRTEKTMATWGGSTQCALEEENGGEDGYLSDGVGQAEEEEEDASSLNDSFSVYPNNNIPENAYFVKGNRDRWKNCRPLSADGNYRPVSKTRQQQNISMRRQENFRWMSELSYVEEKERWQEQINQLKKQHEFSVSICQTLMQDQQTLSCLLQTLLTGPYGMMSNNVASSQIHLIMHQLNQCYTQLTWQQNNVQRLKQMLSDLMQQQEQQCQEKPSRKERGSSAPPPPSPVFCPFSFSPQPVNLFSVPGFTNFSSFAPGINYNPVFPSGFGDFAHNISPRSSEQQEQQHPLDHNTSGKTEYMAFPKPFESSSSNGAEKQRNHRQPEEEMENISTWLNDSQEIKKDDQSQLNAGFAVPVQNVASGHKNQCDTNRRREFDEESLESFSSMPDPIDPTTVTKTFRSRKASAQASLASKDKTPRSKNKRKSSSQLKGRSKNTGYESASASSVCEPCKSNKIRHTDDVVHAKVFSKRNQEQLEKIIKYSRSTEMSSETGSDLSMFEALRDTIYSEVATLISQNESRPHFLIELFHELQLLNTDYLRQRALYALQDIVTRHLSEKNEKGKCAKSLNSATWVASNSELTPSESLASTDDETFGKNIAEACQDCEQPDADNGSIMSTSSNFEPFATDDLGNTVIHLDKALSWMRDYERMKVEPESTLDSEGCSSNFQGASTAKLEGTGECQSVPQSGDVSAVPCPRIDTQQLDRQIKAIMKEVIPFLKEHMDEVCSSQLLTSVRRMVLTLTQQNDESKEFVKFFHKQLGSILQDSLAKFAGRKLKDCGEDLLVEISEVLFNELAFFKLMQDLDNNSISVKQRCKRKIETTEGMQSYVKEAKKGLQVDVCSSVEDVDEDKDKDETETAKQAPDSEVRAGNGVPESIRSDASDQEEDEESERGPVAISLSKAETQALTNYGSGEDENEDEEIEFEEGPVDVQTSLQASSETTENEQTSNQELSKAKSSEILSSEQESVNVKGGQDVAAVVPHYLSVIENTPALTVNTSESFITATVKTEGSSSSLAVNETPTQDTTCAENKSGASSESSMAGSPDTESPVLVNEYEPGSGNVSQKSDEDDFVKVEDLPLKLAVYSEAELMKKMKTEAQTKSLSDELLGGSGAQDQELAGDGQTLKEPETFGAQNA; this is encoded by the exons ATGGCAACAGGAGGTGGTCCCTTTGAAGAACACATGAATGATCAGGACTTGCCCAGCTGGAGCAATGAGAGCCTTGACGACCGGCTGAACAACACG GACTGGGGAGGTcaacagaagaaagcaaacagatcttcagaaaaaaacaagaaaaagcttAGTGGTGAAGGTGAAACAAGACTTACTAACGACATATCTCCAGAATCTTCACCTGGAATGGAACGAAGGAAGACCAGAACTTCTCATAGCTTTCCTCATGCTCGATACATGACTCAGATGTCTGTTCCAGAGCAGGCTGAACTAGAAAGGCTTAAACAAAGAATAAACTTCAGTGATCTGGATCAG AGAAGCATTGGAAGTGATTCTCAAGGCCGGGCAACGGCTGCTAATAACAAACGTCAacttaatgaaaacaaaaaaccattCAACTTCCTGTCACTGCAGATTAACACTAACAAAAGCAAAGATCCTGCCTCAGGTTCCCAAAAGAAGGAAAGTGGAGTATCAGCGCAATGTAAAGAGTTGTTTGGAGCTGCTCTAAGCAAGGATTTCTTGCAAAATTGTCAAGTGTCTGCTCAAGAAGATGCAACAGGAGAACAAGCGATGGATAGTAGCCAG ATTGTGAGCAGACTAGTTCAGATTCGTGACTATATTGCTAAGGCCAGCTCCATGCGGGATGATCTTgtagagaaaaatgaaagatcGGCCAATGTTGAGCGTTTATCACACCTTATAGATGACCTTAAAGAGCAGGAGAAATCCTATCTGAAATTTTTGCAAAAGATGCTT GCCAGAGATCCTCAGCACGAAGCTAAAGAGGAGTTGGAGAACTTGAAAAAACAGCATGATTTATTGGAAAGGATGCTACAACAGCAGGAGCAATTAAAGGCTCTTCAAGGAAGACAGGCAGCTCTTCTCGCTTTGCAGCATAAAGCAGAGCAAGCCATTGCCGTCCTGGATGATTCTG TTGTAACAGAAACTACAGGTAGTGTTTCAGGAGTAAGTCTGACATCAGAACTGAATGAAGAATTGAATGACTTAATTCAACGCTTTCACAACCAACTTCATGATTCTCAG ACACAGTCTGTGCCCGACAACAGAAGGCAAGCAGAAAGCCTTTCACTTACCAGGGAGATTTCACAAAGTAGAAACTCTTCAATGTCTGAACACCAGTCAGATGAGAAGGCACAGCTTTTTAACAAGATGCGAATGTTGCAgggtaaaaagcaaaaaatggaCAAACTATTAGGAGAGCTTCATACGCTTCGTGACCAACATCTAAATAACTCTTCCT GTTCTCCTCAAAGGAGTGTTGATCAAAGAAGTACAACTTCAGCTGCTTCTGGTCCTGTAGGCATAGTAACTGTAGTCAACGGTGAATCAAATAGTCTGGCGTCTGCTCCCTATCCTGATTCCCTGGTTTCTCAAAATGAGAGTGAAGAGGATGAAAACCTAAATCCAACAGAAAAGCTTCA gaaGCTAAATGAAGTTCGTAAGAGGCTGAATGAGTTACGTGAGTTAGTTCACTACTATGAGCAGACATCTGATATGATGACAGATGCTGTGAATGAAAACActaaggaggaggaagaaactgAAGAATCAGAAACTGATTCTGAACATGAGGATCCACAGCCTGCTACAAACATTAG GAACCCTCAAGGCATCAGTGGTTGGAGTGAAATAAACAGCAACTCAAATGTACAGTGTGGAACTAATAATAGAGATGGAAGACATCTTAATACAGACTGTGAAATAAACAACCGATCAGCTGCTAATATAAGGACTCTAAAAATGTCTTCTGCTTTAG ACTGTCATAATAGGGAGAATGACAAACACTTCGATCTACCCCAAGGTGAAGATGATGAAGTGGAAGAAGATCGAGTTAGTGAAGATTCCTTATCTAGTCACAGAAGCAGCCTGGGTGATGTTGCTGGAGATGCTGAGTTTGAGCAGAAGATCAATAGGCTTATAGCTGCAAAACAGAAGCTTAGACAGTTACAAAACCTTGCTGCTATGGTGCAG GATGATGATCCAGAACCTCAAGGAACAATTGCAAATGCATCTAATATTGGAGACTTGTTGGGCGAGATGGACGAGGCAAAGCAGCAACCAAATAATGTCCGAGCAAGTTCcaacaagttaaaaaaagatGTGCGACTAAATGAAAAAGCAAG AGAGAAGTTCTATGAAGCTaaacttcagcagcagcaacgGGAGCTTAAGCAGTtacaagaagaaagaagaaaactaattgaaatacaggaaaaaattcaaGTGTTACAGAAAGCTTGTCCTGACCTTCAA ttGGCAGCTGACCTGGGTAACTGCCCTGCAAACAGACAGACTTCACAAGTAACATCAACTCCAGCCATGAATGAGTGTAACACAGCTGATAAGCCTTTATTTGACTGTGGTGAATCTGTACCAGTAGGCAATGAG TTATGGTCTGAAATGAGAAGACATGAGATTTTAAGAGAAGAATTGCGACAGAGAAGAAAGCAACTTGAAGCTTTAATGGCTGAAGATCAGAGAAGGAGAGAGCTTGCAGAAACGATATCTACTGTTGCTGCATCTGTTAAAAGTGAAGGGTCGGAAGCTCAGTGTACTCCACAGCAAAGCAGGACTGAAAA GACAATGGCTACCTGGGGAGGTTCTACACAGTGTGCCctagaggaagaaaatggagGTGAAGACGGTTATCTCTCTGATGGAGTTGGTCAggcagaagaagaggaagaagatgcATCAAGTTTGAATGACAGTTTCTCTGTTTATCCCAATAACAATATACCAGAAAATGCCTATTTTGTTAAAGGAAACAGAGATAG GTGGAAAAATTGCCGTCCCCTTTCAGCAGATGGAAATTATCGTCCAGTGTCTAAGACCAGGCAACAACAAAACATAAGTATGAGGCGTCAGGAAAATTTTCGGTGGATGTCTGAACTTTCCTATGTGGAAGAAAAGGAACGATGGCAAGAGCAGATCAACCAGTTAAAGAAACAGCATGAATTTAGTGTCAGCATTTGTCAGACTTTGATGCAGGACCAGCAG acCCTCTCTTGCCTTCTACAGACTTTGCTTACAGGCCCCTATGGTATGATGTCAAATAATGTTGCATCTTCTCAGATACACCTTATTATGCATCAATTAAACCAGTGTTACACTCAACTGACTTGGCAGCAGAATAATGTCCAAAG gCTGAAGCAAATGTTAAGTGATCTTATGCAGCAACAAGAACAACAGTGTCAGGAGAAACCATCACGAAAGGAGAGAGGCAGTAGTGCACCACCACCTCCATCTCCTGTTTTCTGTCCATTCAGCTTTTCTCCACAACCTGTGAACCTCTTTAGTGTTCCAGGATTtactaatttttcttcctttgctccAG GTATTAACTATAATCCAGTGTTCCCGTCTGGTTTTGGAGATTTTGCACATAATATTTCACCAcgcagcagtgagcagcaggagcaacaACATCCTCTAGATCATAATACTTCTGGCAAAACTGAGTATATGGCATTCCCCAAACCCTTTGAAAGCAGTTCTTCTAATggagcagaaaaacaaag GAATCATAGACAACCtgaagaggaaatggaaaacataTCAACTTGGCTTAATGATAGCCAAGAAATCAAAAAAGATGATCAGTCTCAACTGAATGCAGGTTTTGCAGTTCCAGTACAAAATGTTGCTTCAGGTCATAAAAATCAGTGTGATACGAACAGGAGAAGAGAGTTTGATGAAGAGTCTTTGGAGAGTTTTAGTAGCATGCCTGATCCAATAGACCCAACTACTGTGACAAAGACATTTAGATCTAGAAAAGCATCAGCGCAAGCAAGCCTGGCATCAAAAGATAAAACACCCAGATCAAAGAATAAGAGGAAGAGTTCTTCTCAGCTGAAAGGCAGAAGCAAAAATACTG GTTATGAAAGTGCAAGTGCTTCTAGTGTGTGTGAGCCCTGCAAGAGCAATAAAATCAGACACACTGATGACGTGGTTCATGCAAAGGTGTTCAGCAAAAGGAATCAGGAGcaattggaaaaaataattaaatacagtaGATCTACAGAAATGTCTTCAG aaactGGTAGTGATCTTTCTATGTTTGAAGCTTTGCGAGACACAATTTATTCTGAAGTAGCAACTCTTATTTCTCAAAATGAGTCTCGTCCCCACTTTCTTATTGAACTTTTCCATGAGCTTCAGCTGCTAAATACAGATTATCTGAGGCAAAGGGCTCTATATGCTTTACAG GATATAGTGACCAGACATTTatctgagaaaaatgaaaagggaaagtGTGCAAAATCACTTAATTCTGCAACATGGGTGGCATCAAATTCTGAACTCACTCCTAGTGAAAGCCTTGCCTCTACAGATGAT GAAACTTTTGGCAAGAACATTGCAGAAGCATGTCAAGATTGTGAACAACCTGATGCAGACAATGGGAGTATTATGTCTACTTCTTCAAATTTTGAACCCTTTGCCACTGATGACCTTG GCAACACAGTGATTCACTTAGATAAAGCTTTGTCTTGGATGAGGGACTATGAGCGTATGAAAGTTGAACCTGAAAGTACCCTTGACTCTGAGGGCTGCTCTAGTAATTTTCAGGGTGCTTCTACTGCTAAATTAGAAG GTACTGGTGAATGTCAGTCTGTGCCACAGTCAGGTGATGTTTCTGCAGTTCCATGTCCTCGTATAGATACTCAGCAGCTTGACCGGCAGATTAAAGCAATTATGAAAGAGGTCATTCCTTTTCTGAAG GAACACATGGATGAAGTATGCTCTTCTCAATTACTGACATCAGTAAGACGTATGGTCTTGACTCTTACACAACAAAATGATGAAAGTAAAGAATTCGTGAAGTTCTTTCATAAGCAGCTTGGCAGTATACTTCAG GATTCACTGGCGAAATTTGCTGGTAGAAAGTTAAAAGATTGTGGGGAGGATCTTCTTGTGGAGATCTCTGAAGTGTTATTCAATGAATTagctttttttaaactcatgCAAGACTTGGACAACAACAGCATTTCTGTAAAGCAGAGATGTAAACGAAAAATAGAAACTACTGAAGGAATGCAGTCTTATGTTAAagag GCAAAAAAAGGTCTCCAGGTGGATGTCTGTTCTTCTGTTGAAGATGTTGATGAGGACAAA GATAAGGATGAGACTGAAACTGCTAAACAAGCACCAGACTCAGAAGTGCGTGCTGGTAACGGAGTGCCTGAAAGTATTAGATCTGATGCGTCTGATcaagaggaagatgaggaaagTGAAAGAGGTCCAGTGGCAATAA GTTTATCAAAGGCAGAAACCCAAGCTCTGACTAACTATGGCAGTGGAGAAGATGAGaatgaagatgaagaaatagAATTTGAGGAAGGACCTGTTGATGTGCAAACATCACTACAAGCCAGCAGTGAAACAACTGAAAACGAACAG